Proteins encoded within one genomic window of Helicobacter sp. 'house sparrow 1':
- a CDS encoding glycosyltransferase family 9 protein, whose amino-acid sequence MRVFLGEKTTQKNFLFLSQKLQHHTLTYFTTHQKILSFCPSCKLIQNANLNDFQLVYMPNKAEKRIAREKNILFYTYRHQNIFKSILKQIRNALFSLVDFLAKKKPQYKHNLVVVKPDAIGDYILFRNFIKLLYQEYGKITLIANQTNQNLIETFDKNYLLNYILINRKKFLTNPLYRFKIIRILSHNSYKILINPLYSRDAISEQIVRNIQAETKVTSTGDTSNLTLKEKNIYDQNYTKILPSSSNIMFEFNRNLEFFQNLFQKEIDIEYGLELKDTSSPFDIPKPYFVFFIGASINYRKWSSSNFIEVGKFILSKQYNIVICGGKEDQQSANLIATALSNSNQQIINLCGKTTLNALVQVIYNSSCLLSNETSCAHIAQAIRHNKVFVMSNGNHLHRFTPYPKNLGGKYYGIYHPVIQKNFDMYILTSNLLYGQDKLDINMITPKDVIEVIDSHL is encoded by the coding sequence ATGCGAGTTTTTCTTGGAGAAAAAACAACACAAAAAAATTTCTTATTTCTCTCTCAAAAACTACAACATCATACATTAACCTACTTTACAACTCATCAAAAGATCTTATCTTTTTGTCCTTCCTGTAAACTTATACAGAATGCAAATCTTAATGATTTTCAACTTGTTTATATGCCAAATAAAGCAGAAAAAAGAATAGCTAGAGAGAAAAATATCCTCTTTTATACATATAGACATCAAAATATTTTTAAAAGTATTTTAAAACAAATTCGCAATGCATTATTTAGTTTAGTTGATTTTCTTGCAAAAAAGAAACCTCAATATAAACACAATCTAGTTGTTGTCAAACCTGATGCAATAGGAGACTATATTTTATTTAGAAACTTCATTAAACTTCTTTATCAAGAATATGGAAAAATTACTTTGATAGCAAATCAAACCAATCAGAATTTAATCGAAACATTTGATAAGAACTATCTCCTAAATTACATTCTAATTAATCGTAAAAAATTCCTTACTAATCCACTCTATAGATTTAAAATAATCCGGATATTAAGTCATAATTCTTACAAAATCCTAATCAATCCTCTTTATAGTCGTGATGCCATTAGTGAGCAAATTGTCAGAAACATACAAGCAGAGACAAAAGTTACTTCTACGGGAGACACCTCAAATCTCACTCTCAAGGAAAAAAATATATACGATCAAAATTACACTAAAATTCTTCCCTCCTCTAGTAATATAATGTTTGAGTTTAATAGAAATTTGGAGTTTTTTCAAAATCTTTTTCAAAAAGAGATTGATATTGAATATGGTCTTGAACTAAAAGATACATCTTCCCCTTTTGATATTCCAAAGCCATATTTTGTTTTTTTTATTGGGGCTTCAATAAATTATCGCAAATGGAGTAGCTCTAATTTTATTGAGGTGGGAAAATTTATACTATCAAAGCAATACAACATTGTTATTTGTGGAGGTAAAGAAGACCAACAAAGTGCCAATCTCATTGCTACAGCTTTAAGCAATTCAAATCAACAAATCATAAATTTGTGCGGAAAAACTACTTTAAACGCACTAGTACAAGTTATATACAATAGCAGCTGTTTATTGAGCAATGAAACATCTTGTGCCCACATTGCCCAAGCCATTAGACATAATAAAGTATTTGTTATGTCTAATGGCAACCACCTTCATAGATTTACCCCTTATCCAAAAAATCTAGGAGGTAAATACTATGGCATCTATCATCCTGTCATACAAAAGAATTTTGATATGTATATCTTAACATCAAACCTTCTTTATGGCCAAGATAAACTAGATATTAATATGATTACACCAAAAGATGTGATTGAAGTTATTGACTCTCATCTCTAA
- a CDS encoding class I SAM-dependent methyltransferase has translation MNYFQARNISQDFYKYYTLPFSLESIIKKLPHHSRILDFGCGYGQNLLAIQKLLDSNGGGIIQGIDIDPQAVDFCNKNNLEVSLVDNIFDYQPHYKFDLIILMHVLEHFPKEKIIPLLKHFKDHFLTQSGKIFISVPNAQSNTGCYWAYEDFTHQTLFTAGSLIYVLKMSHFQTIQIIDKDCTEGLNLFKKIIRKAFLALYRLHIKFWNCITGSSFHSPSPEVYSYEIKVLASV, from the coding sequence ATGAATTATTTTCAAGCAAGAAACATTTCTCAGGACTTTTACAAGTATTATACGCTACCCTTCTCTTTAGAATCTATTATCAAAAAATTACCACATCATTCAAGAATTTTAGATTTTGGTTGTGGCTATGGTCAAAATTTACTTGCAATACAAAAACTTTTAGATAGTAATGGGGGAGGGATTATACAGGGTATTGACATCGATCCACAGGCGGTAGATTTCTGCAACAAAAATAACCTAGAGGTAAGCTTAGTTGATAATATCTTCGACTACCAACCACATTATAAATTTGATCTTATTATTCTGATGCATGTTTTGGAACATTTTCCAAAAGAAAAGATCATCCCCTTATTAAAACACTTTAAAGATCATTTCTTAACTCAATCGGGGAAAATTTTTATATCTGTCCCAAATGCTCAGAGTAACACTGGATGCTATTGGGCGTATGAAGATTTTACACATCAAACCCTATTTACAGCAGGAAGTCTAATATATGTCCTCAAAATGTCACACTTTCAAACAATTCAAATTATTGACAAGGATTGTACAGAAGGCCTCAATCTTTTTAAAAAAATTATAAGAAAGGCATTTCTTGCCCTATATCGCCTGCATATCAAATTCTGGAATTGCATCACAGGGAGCAGTTTTCATTCTCCAAGTCCTGAAGTCTATAGCTATGAGATCAAAGTTCTTGCAAGCGTGTAA
- a CDS encoding glycosyltransferase, translating into MRILQLGKFYPPDFGGIETLMQDICDALSQRGIVCDVLCSNSKLQSKKEKTPYGATIYRTPSFGKVASTSITPQMITTLRKLISSYDIIHLHFPDPMAVLALFLSPHKNKTIILHWHSDIIKQKFLLNFFLPLQKWILNRSNLIITTSENYIHQSPFLSPYKNKCIAIPIGIHLPEISPSNNYSKDYNRILSVGRLVPLKGFEYLIESLQYLPKNFYLEIVGDGIYKQTLQDLIKRLNLQNRVFLVGKKTKEEISSFYAQSGIFVLPSLQESYGIVLVEALSFGLPIISTKLIPSGSDFINQDGKTGLVVPPKDPRAIANSILKISKNYDFFSINARCRYEKLFTKNQMIQTLVDTYHKLI; encoded by the coding sequence ATGAGAATTTTGCAACTTGGAAAGTTTTATCCCCCAGATTTTGGTGGTATTGAGACACTCATGCAAGATATTTGTGATGCATTATCTCAAAGAGGCATTGTTTGTGATGTTTTATGCTCAAACTCTAAGTTACAATCAAAGAAAGAAAAAACACCTTATGGTGCTACTATTTATCGCACCCCTAGCTTTGGAAAAGTTGCCTCAACTTCCATAACCCCACAAATGATCACTACTTTACGCAAATTGATAAGCTCCTATGACATTATCCATTTGCATTTTCCAGATCCAATGGCAGTTTTAGCCCTCTTTCTTTCTCCTCATAAAAATAAAACTATTATTCTGCATTGGCATTCTGATATTATTAAACAAAAATTTCTTCTAAACTTTTTTTTGCCTCTACAAAAATGGATCTTAAATCGCTCCAATCTTATTATTACAACTTCAGAAAACTATATCCACCAATCACCATTCCTAAGCCCATATAAAAATAAATGTATTGCAATTCCCATTGGAATCCACCTACCAGAGATTAGCCCATCTAATAATTATTCTAAAGACTATAATCGCATTTTAAGTGTTGGAAGACTTGTTCCTCTAAAGGGTTTTGAATATCTTATAGAAAGCTTGCAATATTTGCCAAAAAACTTTTATTTAGAGATTGTAGGAGATGGGATTTATAAACAAACCCTGCAAGATTTAATTAAAAGATTAAATCTACAGAATCGTGTCTTTCTTGTAGGAAAAAAAACAAAAGAAGAAATATCTAGCTTTTATGCGCAATCTGGTATTTTTGTTTTACCCTCTTTGCAAGAATCTTATGGAATTGTTCTTGTAGAAGCACTAAGCTTTGGACTACCAATCATATCAACAAAGCTTATCCCATCTGGGAGTGATTTTATCAACCAAGATGGCAAAACAGGATTGGTAGTTCCTCCAAAGGATCCCAGAGCTATTGCAAATAGCATTTTAAAAATAAGTAAAAATTATGATTTTTTTAGCATCAATGCAAGATGTCGCTATGAAAAACTTTTTACAAAAAATCAAATGATTCAAACATTGGTTGATACTTATCATAAGCTAATTTAA
- a CDS encoding glycosyltransferase family 61 protein produces MFFKEVTFYRALKKGSISHFEMVFPSEIVEFNGGRGGNYHFADIFGKHHKFFRPYTHQTQDFKVSVLNNGYCFTDNEIVFTKKKEILFEHTSYRTHPLCLDKSPTNFVIRWARKRVIFYKRLIASIRLLFSKKINKNVVLLTRPDIQDCYGHLIVDIMAGYYQVKTFCQKNNIKIDYYILPTKLKFQRELISLLQINMSQVIPSESKIAIQAKNLIIPTLMSDYEVVDYRGFIKPNFNITPPFAKNLYTNLIPETKPFRKIYLKRPEKSNRNITNFQEVETIFKKFGYEIILPDILPLQEQINLFSQTKCIASMHGSGLNNMIFMQENTFVLEIFSEFYHDRVPQTIAFIKGINYSYMIGKTADTSVHPQQENVYINPTELTKALEIMDCKIEKNM; encoded by the coding sequence ATGTTTTTCAAAGAAGTCACTTTTTATAGGGCTTTGAAAAAAGGTTCAATCTCTCATTTTGAAATGGTTTTTCCTAGTGAGATTGTGGAGTTTAATGGGGGGAGAGGTGGAAATTATCACTTTGCGGATATTTTTGGCAAACATCACAAATTTTTTCGACCCTATACACATCAAACTCAAGATTTTAAAGTTAGTGTTCTAAATAATGGATACTGTTTTACAGACAATGAAATTGTATTTACCAAGAAAAAAGAAATCTTGTTTGAGCACACTTCTTATAGAACCCATCCCCTCTGTTTGGATAAAAGTCCAACAAACTTTGTTATAAGGTGGGCAAGAAAAAGGGTAATTTTTTATAAACGGTTAATCGCAAGCATTAGATTGCTTTTTTCAAAAAAAATTAACAAAAATGTTGTTCTACTAACTAGACCCGATATTCAAGATTGCTATGGCCATTTGATCGTTGATATCATGGCTGGATACTACCAAGTCAAAACCTTTTGTCAGAAAAATAATATAAAGATTGATTATTATATTTTGCCTACGAAGTTAAAATTTCAAAGAGAACTTATTAGTCTTCTGCAAATAAATATGAGTCAGGTTATACCTTCGGAAAGTAAAATTGCCATTCAAGCAAAAAATCTTATCATACCAACCCTCATGTCTGACTACGAGGTGGTGGATTATAGGGGTTTTATCAAGCCAAATTTCAATATCACTCCTCCTTTTGCTAAGAATCTCTACACAAATCTTATCCCAGAAACAAAGCCATTTCGAAAGATCTATCTAAAACGACCAGAAAAATCTAATAGAAATATCACAAACTTTCAGGAAGTTGAGACTATTTTTAAAAAATTTGGGTATGAAATTATATTACCAGACATCTTGCCATTACAAGAACAAATCAATCTTTTTTCTCAGACAAAGTGTATCGCATCTATGCATGGCTCTGGATTAAACAATATGATATTTATGCAAGAAAACACCTTTGTTCTTGAAATTTTTTCAGAATTCTATCATGACAGAGTTCCTCAGACTATTGCATTTATTAAAGGTATCAATTATTCCTATATGATAGGAAAAACAGCTGACACTTCTGTTCATCCACAACAAGAAAATGTTTATATAAACCCCACAGAACTTACTAAGGCTCTAGAGATTATGGATTGTAAAATTGAAAAAAATATGTAA
- a CDS encoding ADP-ribosyltransferase: MKKLFCVILILILHTFCFSKDFMEFETTGYKKFYNGNEAINWWSNLYSGLKLSEEERATIYSYTYGNFVIINNKLRSGDPLFSLNEDQKKMVAILDKALSKTIIFEDTLTYRYEDLSFLSRLLGQDVVFTHIYKNGKILDSAKSYLDSLKNKRYQDYGFMSTTLIKNSVFQHRIIELVIKVPKYSLAMFVSIKGLAAFPSQYELLFPRDRILTIEDYKISEDRKKISILVAMDGPCYLGKPCEIKKVDNLRQPPKENKF; this comes from the coding sequence ATGAAAAAGCTTTTTTGCGTTATATTGATTTTAATATTACACACCTTTTGTTTTTCTAAAGACTTTATGGAGTTTGAAACGACTGGTTACAAAAAATTTTACAATGGAAATGAGGCGATTAATTGGTGGAGTAATCTTTATAGTGGATTAAAACTTAGTGAAGAAGAAAGAGCGACAATTTATAGCTATACCTATGGCAACTTTGTAATAATTAATAACAAACTACGCTCTGGAGATCCTCTATTTTCTCTTAATGAGGATCAAAAGAAGATGGTTGCAATTCTTGATAAGGCTCTATCAAAAACAATTATTTTTGAAGATACCCTCACTTATCGCTATGAAGATCTTTCATTTCTTTCAAGGTTGCTTGGGCAAGATGTTGTTTTTACCCATATTTACAAAAATGGAAAAATTTTAGATTCTGCTAAAAGCTATCTTGATTCTTTAAAGAATAAAAGATATCAGGATTATGGTTTTATGTCTACTACTCTTATTAAAAATAGCGTTTTCCAACATCGCATTATAGAGCTAGTGATCAAAGTCCCAAAATACTCTCTTGCAATGTTTGTATCCATCAAGGGCTTGGCTGCATTCCCTTCACAATATGAATTGCTTTTTCCACGAGATAGAATCTTAACAATTGAAGATTATAAGATCTCTGAAGATAGAAAGAAGATTAGTATTCTTGTAGCGATGGATGGCCCCTGCTATTTAGGAAAACCTTGCGAAATCAAAAAGGTGGATAATTTAAGGCAACCACCTAAAGAAAACAAATTCTAA
- a CDS encoding methyltransferase FkbM codes for MSSFTIPILLLTYKKDTAIKVLEQIAVVKPKKLYIASNYWKNPQEAHIIQALRDKLTNMITWDCEVDLLWRNKHLSCKESNVQSITHFFCKEEWGIIFDDDCVPTQSFFYFCEEMLRLYKDNKEIFCISGWSGLDLNPKAKQSLKEDYFFSKYTHLWGWASWRRSWQLYQKEFIDFNEEFKQLKIFDFKKEKKYWFNVLRSYSKGKIDTWDYPFTYSMWKHNALSIYPKDNMIANIGFNHQDAAHTTTESKFSQLKDYNNFCREKVMHPKTIKRNIALDKVDWDISFKPPHLLIRIINKISRSLFSRNFIKV; via the coding sequence TTGTCTTCTTTTACTATACCTATTTTATTACTCACTTATAAAAAAGATACAGCAATAAAGGTTCTTGAACAGATTGCGGTGGTTAAACCCAAAAAACTCTATATTGCATCCAATTATTGGAAAAACCCTCAAGAAGCCCACATAATACAGGCATTAAGGGATAAATTGACCAACATGATTACTTGGGATTGCGAAGTGGATCTTTTATGGAGAAATAAACATCTGAGTTGCAAGGAATCAAATGTGCAGTCCATAACACATTTTTTTTGCAAGGAAGAGTGGGGAATTATTTTTGATGATGATTGTGTGCCAACGCAAAGTTTTTTCTATTTTTGTGAAGAAATGCTAAGACTCTATAAGGATAATAAAGAAATTTTTTGCATCAGTGGATGGAGTGGCTTAGATCTAAACCCAAAAGCTAAGCAAAGTCTTAAAGAGGATTATTTTTTTTCAAAATATACACACTTGTGGGGATGGGCATCTTGGAGACGCTCTTGGCAACTTTACCAAAAAGAGTTCATAGATTTTAATGAAGAGTTTAAACAATTAAAAATATTTGATTTCAAAAAGGAAAAAAAGTATTGGTTTAATGTCTTAAGATCTTATAGTAAGGGAAAAATCGATACTTGGGACTATCCTTTTACTTATTCGATGTGGAAACACAATGCTTTGTCTATCTATCCTAAGGATAATATGATTGCAAATATTGGTTTCAACCATCAAGATGCTGCTCATACAACAACAGAAAGCAAGTTTTCTCAACTTAAAGATTACAATAACTTTTGCAGAGAAAAGGTTATGCATCCAAAGACAATCAAGCGCAATATTGCTTTAGATAAAGTGGATTGGGACATTTCTTTTAAACCTCCTCATTTGTTAATACGCATTATCAATAAAATTTCTAGAAGTCTATTCTCTAGAAATTTTATAAAAGTTTAA
- a CDS encoding glycosyltransferase family 2 protein: MEKLTVQQQLAIIKEVEDQYSKFLESNFKNEVFLKCHDNFARTLHIQSVKIFNQDGQEREGSKLKFSIAIPTYNRLDSLRRSILSAINQDFEGHYEIIVVENVDDFTTVTPSQVMLETEFKGKVTYYKNKSNLGMFGNWNRCLTLAKSEWVCILHSDDEIHPNYLREMHRVISHPQYSKATLIGCLENVPLNKPVTTTMRDNIINLIQKDDDVDDCRYQGILKQIPPNAVLHHKERCIAIGGYNQDEYPSGDTLFHTRAFLYGKVYIYKKLLQNKGIEISEGLKPKTVLYYFFISVPLFQLFKPKIYGRILGYKRIIFLHNALSNYPILHQYTKKIILQKKLKPRLPLFLSTFFSTYYLLKTLVSSFLSKLKH, from the coding sequence ATGGAAAAACTTACAGTACAACAACAGCTTGCTATAATAAAAGAAGTCGAAGATCAATATTCTAAGTTTTTAGAATCAAATTTTAAAAATGAAGTGTTTCTCAAGTGTCATGATAATTTCGCAAGAACTCTCCATATACAATCTGTTAAAATCTTCAATCAAGATGGACAAGAAAGAGAAGGAAGTAAACTTAAATTTAGCATAGCAATACCAACATACAACAGATTGGATTCCTTAAGACGTTCTATACTTTCAGCTATTAATCAAGATTTTGAAGGACACTATGAGATTATTGTTGTTGAGAATGTAGATGATTTTACTACAGTTACACCCTCCCAAGTCATGTTGGAAACGGAATTTAAAGGTAAAGTTACTTATTATAAAAATAAAAGCAACTTGGGAATGTTTGGCAATTGGAATCGATGCTTAACCCTAGCTAAGAGTGAGTGGGTTTGCATCCTCCACAGTGATGATGAAATCCATCCTAACTATCTTCGTGAAATGCATCGTGTCATTAGCCACCCTCAATACAGCAAAGCCACATTGATTGGTTGTTTAGAAAATGTTCCCTTAAATAAACCAGTCACAACAACCATGAGGGATAATATAATAAATCTTATCCAAAAAGATGATGATGTAGATGATTGCCGCTATCAGGGAATACTCAAGCAGATACCGCCAAATGCAGTCTTGCATCACAAAGAAAGATGTATTGCGATAGGTGGCTATAATCAAGATGAATACCCAAGTGGTGACACCCTGTTTCATACCAGAGCCTTTTTATATGGGAAAGTCTATATCTATAAGAAACTTCTACAAAATAAGGGTATAGAAATAAGTGAAGGTTTAAAACCCAAGACTGTTTTATATTATTTTTTCATCAGTGTCCCATTATTTCAATTATTTAAACCAAAAATTTATGGAAGAATTTTAGGCTATAAAAGAATTATTTTTCTTCATAATGCCCTATCCAACTATCCTATACTTCATCAATATACAAAAAAGATTATTCTGCAGAAAAAACTTAAGCCTAGATTGCCATTATTTCTATCTACTTTTTTCTCTACGTACTATTTACTCAAAACACTAGTATCATCTTTTTTATCAAAGTTAAAACACTGA
- a CDS encoding glycosyltransferase family 2 protein, with product MNLKFSIITVVFNDSENILQTLSSIINQTYKNIQCIIIDGDSNDGTKEKVLSYLQDNTHFVKKICTSNFVSAESYHKDFINLTFNFLSQKDKGIFDAMNKGISLATGDYTCFINSGDFLFSKKTLEEIQNTINFNNLYSYDAVYGKLNLLYPNLGIQKTRDTFKDMSKLYKLFYGFGHPNCLFKTSILHKNNYDTSYKLASDYDLIYRLYKQGYSFCFVDTIIATFTSGGASDQNGFSSLKEALDIALKNNKNPIVMIKILCFFLFSLSKKMVKKYFPNTIMKFLLNPSKQSK from the coding sequence ATGAATTTAAAATTTTCTATTATTACAGTCGTGTTTAACGATTCTGAGAATATTCTGCAAACTCTATCCTCCATTATAAATCAAACATATAAAAATATCCAATGTATTATTATTGATGGGGATAGCAACGATGGAACAAAAGAGAAAGTTTTAAGCTATCTTCAAGATAATACTCATTTTGTTAAAAAAATATGCACATCTAATTTTGTTTCAGCAGAATCCTATCATAAAGACTTTATAAACCTAACATTTAATTTTTTAAGTCAAAAAGATAAGGGGATTTTTGATGCGATGAATAAGGGTATCTCTCTAGCAACCGGGGATTATACCTGCTTTATTAATTCTGGAGATTTTTTATTTAGTAAAAAAACACTAGAAGAAATTCAAAATACAATTAATTTCAACAATCTTTATTCTTATGATGCGGTATATGGAAAACTAAATTTACTATATCCCAATCTAGGTATTCAAAAAACTAGAGATACTTTTAAAGACATGAGCAAACTCTATAAACTTTTTTATGGCTTTGGTCACCCCAATTGTCTATTTAAGACCTCTATTTTGCATAAAAATAATTATGACACTAGCTATAAACTCGCTTCAGATTACGATCTAATATATCGCCTCTATAAGCAAGGTTATAGTTTTTGCTTTGTTGATACGATTATTGCAACCTTCACATCAGGTGGAGCGAGCGATCAAAATGGCTTTAGTAGCTTAAAAGAAGCATTAGATATTGCTCTAAAAAATAACAAAAACCCTATTGTGATGATAAAAATACTATGTTTTTTTCTTTTTTCATTATCAAAAAAGATGGTTAAAAAATACTTTCCTAACACTATCATGAAATTCCTACTCAATCCCTCTAAACAATCTAAATAA
- the guaA gene encoding glutamine-hydrolyzing GMP synthase produces MSKVEILVLDFGSQYTQLIARRLRESGVYTEIVPYFESLESIKSKQPKGIILSGGPASVYEEGAYKPDCGVFDLGIPVLGICYGMQYIADFFGGSVVKAEHQEFGKAKLELLNKGEIFEDIKQESIVWMSHADKVDQIPSGFIELAKSGNTHYCAIANLEKRIYALQFHPEVVHSECGGEMLRNFAVKICKASTEWNMHHFAELEIAKLREIAKEGKVLCAVSGGVDSSVVATLLYRAIGDRVIPVFVDHGLLRAGEREAVEAMFRENLGVPLITVDASEIFLGKLKDVRDPEVKRKIIGETFIEVFEAEAKKHNTSGEIKFLAQGTLYPDVIESVSIKGPSKTIKSHHNVGGLPDWMKFELIEPLRELFKDEVRALGQELGMPESMLMRHPFPGPGLAIRIMGEVNKQDLELLRKADKIFLEELHRSGYYDKVWQAFCVLLNVKSVGVMGDNRTYDNTICVRAVEALDGMTATFAHLPHELLESISNRIINEVEGINRVVYDITSKPPGTIEWE; encoded by the coding sequence ATGAGTAAGGTTGAAATTTTAGTTTTAGATTTTGGGAGTCAATATACGCAACTCATAGCAAGAAGATTGCGTGAATCTGGTGTTTATACAGAGATTGTTCCTTATTTTGAGAGTTTAGAAAGTATTAAATCTAAACAACCCAAGGGGATTATTTTGAGCGGGGGCCCTGCAAGCGTATATGAAGAAGGAGCATATAAGCCTGATTGTGGTGTATTTGATCTTGGAATTCCTGTGCTTGGAATCTGCTATGGAATGCAATATATTGCTGATTTTTTTGGTGGCAGTGTTGTGAAAGCAGAGCATCAAGAATTTGGCAAGGCTAAGCTTGAACTTTTAAATAAGGGAGAGATTTTTGAGGATATCAAGCAAGAAAGCATTGTGTGGATGAGTCATGCTGATAAGGTAGATCAAATTCCTAGTGGATTTATAGAGCTTGCAAAATCTGGCAATACGCATTATTGCGCTATTGCAAATTTAGAAAAAAGAATTTATGCTTTGCAATTTCACCCTGAAGTTGTGCATAGTGAGTGCGGGGGAGAAATGCTTAGGAATTTTGCAGTTAAAATTTGTAAAGCAAGTACAGAGTGGAATATGCACCACTTTGCAGAGCTAGAGATTGCCAAACTTAGAGAAATTGCCAAGGAAGGAAAGGTGCTTTGTGCTGTGAGTGGTGGGGTGGATTCGAGTGTGGTAGCCACATTGCTCTATCGTGCAATTGGGGATCGTGTAATTCCTGTATTTGTGGATCATGGATTATTGAGAGCTGGAGAGAGAGAAGCAGTAGAGGCAATGTTTAGAGAAAATCTAGGTGTGCCACTCATTACTGTAGATGCAAGTGAAATTTTCTTAGGTAAGCTAAAGGATGTAAGAGATCCTGAGGTGAAGCGAAAAATCATTGGAGAAACCTTTATTGAGGTATTTGAAGCAGAGGCTAAAAAACACAATACAAGTGGAGAAATCAAATTTTTAGCACAAGGAACGCTTTATCCTGATGTGATTGAATCTGTGAGCATCAAGGGTCCAAGTAAGACGATTAAATCTCATCATAATGTGGGAGGATTGCCCGATTGGATGAAATTTGAGCTAATTGAACCTCTAAGAGAGCTTTTTAAAGATGAAGTGAGGGCTTTGGGGCAAGAATTAGGGATGCCAGAATCTATGCTTATGCGCCATCCTTTCCCTGGACCAGGGCTTGCAATCAGAATTATGGGTGAAGTCAATAAGCAGGATTTGGAGCTTTTGCGTAAGGCAGATAAAATCTTTTTAGAAGAGTTGCACAGAAGTGGATACTATGACAAGGTGTGGCAGGCATTTTGTGTGCTTTTGAATGTCAAAAGTGTGGGCGTGATGGGAGATAATCGAACTTATGATAACACAATTTGTGTGCGTGCAGTGGAAGCTTTGGATGGGATGACAGCAACCTTTGCTCATCTTCCACATGAACTTTTAGAATCTATTTCTAATCGTATTATCAATGAAGTAGAGGGAATTAATCGCGTAGTGTATGACATCACCTCCAAGCCACCAGGAACAATTGAGTGGGAGTGA
- a CDS encoding DpnI domain-containing protein, which translates to MELFLDQNIGAGYKNKSQIIRNLTEKWVGDYGFCPRCAGILEHCPNNSPVADFYCKHCGKIFELKAKNGKIGAKINDGAYATMISRITSNTNPDFFFLNYDSEMRVKNFFAVPNFFFTPRIIEQRKPLAPTAKRAGWVGCNILLNQIPESGKLFYIQDYKVESQERILKKYQNIVFIETQKSKGWIFEIMHCIERLKKNVFLLSDLYVYEKELQKKYPQNNNIQAKIRQQVQFLRDKGYLDFIGNGVYCLR; encoded by the coding sequence ATAGAACTTTTCCTTGATCAAAATATTGGAGCAGGTTATAAAAACAAGTCGCAGATCATTAGAAACTTGACTGAAAAATGGGTAGGAGATTATGGTTTTTGTCCCCGATGCGCAGGTATTTTAGAACATTGTCCTAATAATTCTCCCGTCGCAGATTTTTATTGCAAACATTGTGGAAAGATTTTTGAACTCAAAGCAAAAAATGGAAAAATAGGGGCAAAAATTAATGATGGTGCCTATGCGACAATGATTTCTAGAATCACATCAAATACAAATCCTGATTTTTTCTTTCTCAACTATGATTCTGAGATGAGGGTTAAAAACTTCTTTGCAGTCCCAAACTTTTTCTTTACGCCTCGGATTATCGAACAGAGAAAACCTTTGGCTCCAACAGCAAAAAGAGCAGGATGGGTTGGATGTAATATTTTGCTGAATCAAATTCCCGAGAGTGGAAAACTCTTTTATATCCAAGACTACAAGGTTGAGAGTCAAGAGAGGATTTTAAAAAAATATCAAAATATTGTTTTTATTGAAACTCAAAAATCTAAAGGTTGGATCTTTGAGATTATGCACTGCATTGAGAGATTGAAAAAGAATGTCTTTTTATTGTCGGATTTATATGTTTATGAGAAAGAATTGCAAAAAAAATACCCTCAAAACAACAATATTCAAGCCAAAATTCGCCAACAAGTACAGTTTTTGAGAGATAAGGGATATCTAGATTTTATTGGAAATGGGGTTTATTGTTTAAGATAA